The DNA sequence ATATCCTAAGATCTTAGTACAAACTCTGGACCCTAGCTCTTGATGTCATTCACACCTCTTCTCCCCTTCAATCACTCAGTTTTAATCACACAGGCTGTTTGTCATTTCTTGCATACTCCTGTGTATGGTGTATTCTTCCCTTGATGGCTTCTTTCTTAGCTGCATACAAGCTTttgttcaaaatttattttcctataaattttttCCTTGATACTTCTAGCAAAAATAATCCCATGCTTATCCATCATTCTGTGTCCCTTTTAGTTTTCTTCATGGTTCTTATTGCCTTATCATTTTTTCTGTTCGATTGTGGCTATCTTCTACTAGGAGCAGAAATTTTCTGTCCTTCTCTACCATTTTCCAGTTATCTAGAATAGTCTCTGACATATAATAGGctcttaacatttattgaatgaagaaCTACTTTATTCAAGAGACTTCAaagtatttatgataaaaatattattttttgctgtcagtaacatttgttgatttctaaGTTTTGGGGTGTATATCATTTAATAAAACTGACACAAAATTGATGAACAGTATAAATTTGTTTAATTGAACTGTAACTActcaataatataaaattaataatacataaGAACTTAGATTAGCTAGACTcaatggcacaggcctataataccagcaacttgggaagctgaggtaggaggattacaagttcgaagccagcctcagcaacttaatgagaacttaatttagcaagatcctgtttcaaaataaaatataagggctGCAGTGGTAGCTcagggtggagtgcttgcctagcacgtaggaggtttctatcctcagcactgcataaaaataaatacatacatacatacatacataaagtaaaggtattgtgtccatgtacaacgaaaaacaaaattaaaaaagaaataacacataaaaaggtttggggatatagctcagtggtaaagtgcccctgggtaaaATTATTAAGTATTGATACAAAAAATTATAACCAGGAAAAGATAGGGCAAAAGAGcatgattttttttgagagagaaaattttttaatatttattttttatttttcggtggaacaacatctttatttttctgtggtgctgaggatcgaacccagtgccctgcgcatgccagggcATGCCCCGTgcatgcttgagccacatccccagccccaagagcatGATTATTATATGAAGTTTTTTAATGGAAGTATTGTGGACTTTTGGAAGAACTGACTGCTTCCTAAAGTAGTTTagcttcttttaaagaaaaagctcTTCATTTTGCCTATAGTTAAGATTTGGGCCTTGGAATCTGGTAAGTCACAGTGGTTTtgtattaaattacttttttgtaTCACAGTTATAAAATAATCAGTATTAGTAGGACTTACTACTTATCATGGTATTGAATGCTATATAGTGTGTAAGTACTAAGCACATGCccagcacatagtaagcacttaGAAATTTGAGCTTTCATTATCATTTTATCATCACTGTGTTTTATGTGCCGTTaaggttttctaaaattattttttgtgtgtgtgtactggggatttatcttcggagtactctaccactgagctatatccccagttctttttatttttaaatttgagacagaatctcaaatTAGCTatggcaggcctcaaacttgtaatcctcctgcctcagcctccagagttgctgacattacaggtgtgtgcccagacaggtttttctgaaattttttgatTAGCTTACTTTCTAAAGTTCTGAGTAGCTTTAAACATAAATTCCTTTATCCTGAGTTAATACTTCTCAAtttatatatgcaaaataaagATTGTTATACACACATCAAATTTTTGACTTCAGGAGAAGTAAGGTAAGCAAGAAGTGTGATTATCTAAATGATTATATGTTTCCTAAATAAGGTCATTTTAATTTAAgatatcaaaaattttattttggatggaTATCTAATTCATTCTCAttaattaatcttattaattCATTCTTATCATTTTTAAGCATGTCAATACTTACAgataaactgaatttttatttttgaagtagcTAGTAATTTTGTTTACAGGTTATGTCTTGATTATATCAGATAGTGTTTtggttagctttttcactgctgtgactacaACAACCAACAAGAACaatattagaggaggaaaagtttatataaaggctcactgtttcagaggtcttagttcatagaaggccagCTGCATTCCCCAGGGGCTGCAGGTGAGGCTGAATctcatgatggaagagtgtggcttgagggaagcagctcacatggcgATCTGGAAGCCGAGAGAGATCTTACTCTCCAGATCCAAAATATTTACCCCATAGCTACACCCCTAATGGATCACCTTCTCCATcgccaccccctccagccacaactcagttaatcccatcaggaattgattcactgattaggttcagGATGTTCCccgatcatttctcctccaaaccttcttgcaccTCTcaaaatctcagtttcctcatcataAAGTGGGGATAAAataagacatttcttaaaagtcctattgaaaatagtaaatgagataatgctgGGTTACACCTCCAATACCATCATAGTGGGGGGAAAAGACAATGGATGTGAATGGTTATTCTTATATCATTCCTATCTTATTCTGATGGTTATTCTTATTCTAACTGAAGTTCATCCTCTTATTCCTTCTTATCACATCAAACTGGTGAACCATTCTCTCAAGTTCCAGTGTGATGATGGTAAGAACATGATTGTAATCTATTCATCTTAATTGTCATCCCCCTCAAGATTTTACCAGTGATCTAGTCTGTGTTTACTTCTTAGTTCCTCTAATGAGTTGAACTgtcttactttttcctttttctcagtgCTCTAGAAAACTATTTGTTCCAAGTTTGTCtggctgatttttctttttatttcatgtctCAGTTTAAACATGACTTCCTCAGAGTTTGCCTGTCGTAACACCTTTTCTGGCCAATCTTCTTTGGTCCTTCCCCATAGTCTCATTACCTCTGTTCCTCTTTTATATTCTGTTACAGCATTCAGCACTTTTCTAGCCACGATTTTTATCCTAGTTTCTTCTGTGTTACTTCTGTGATTGCTTGTTTAGTTGGCATTCCTGCTTAGATCATTTCCATAGGGCTTTGTAGGGTATCCTGGCTATTGAATTCATATCTGTATTCTCAGTGCCCAGCATCTTGTAAGTGTTTAGTATATGTTTGTGAAATTAATGAACAACTTGCTTCTACCCCCAATCTCCCTATTGAGCTAATAATTCACTTAGGGGTATTAatagtaaaatttataaacattttatttatcattcattatttcattctttatattccTTTCTCCAATTAGGCCATGAGTTAGTTTCCTCAGGGTACATTCTgtgttttatatatctttttattctaAAGCCTGACAGAATGCTTGgcataggaaattttttttttttgtttaatgaatgcttatcagtaaaaatgtttttatttaaaacattttatttaaaacaatgaaatttaaagtacaatttaaaaatgagatatttagGGGTTagagttgtgactcagtagtagagcacttgcatagcatgtgtgaggcactaggtttgatcctcagcaccatataaaaagaaataaataaaaataaagctattgtgtccatgtacaatcaaaaaaatattttaaaaatgaaaaattttacagATACTATCTACTGCTACAAGTTTAAGTTATATGCTAAAGGGGAAGCAATATatgatattttcatgaaaaaggTAGTGTGAAAGTGTATAAGTTAATGTGGAATAGTCTAAAAATTGTTGTCtgctaataataaatattagagtgTTTACTTTTTGACTGTGCCTTCTGCTCTAATATTTTTTgctaaaaataatacatgtttattaaaatattgagTATTCTGCTTTTTTCATCAGATATTGTGTTaggatgtttttcttatttcattaaatgttattttacatGATTTTAATAGGAGCATAGTTTTTCTTCCAAGAGGTTTGCCAGTAATGGCTTTGTTGAATATTTATGTAAACAGTTTTTTAGTATTACATATAATAATGTACAATCAACAACttaccaaagattttttttcatatatgcttttcccttagaattttaaaagcaaacttgCTTGTCATTCTTAGCACTGATAATATTACCAAATACTAATAGTCCTCTAAAAAGATTATACCTGTTGACATTTCTAATAATAATGAGAGTACTGATTTCAGTTCACCTTTTCCTGCATTGTATAATGTTAAAAGTGAGGTTTAAAAAAAGTGATGTTTGACCTTATTGATCATTAGTAAAGttgcatatttcattttttggccTATAAAATTGCCTGTTTATGTCCTTTGCTTATCTTCTGTTGGGTTGTTCCAATTGATTGTTAATATTgctctaatattttaatattttaattttcattaagcaGTTTATTCTaattgttgaagattttttttaattaaaagaacttAGTGCATTTTTATAATATGGACAAATACTAATGCAATTCCATTTTAAGTTCTAACATAGTGGAGTCTTTTTTAGTATGTGTAAATAATATTGTCATTTTCTATGAAactttattaaaacatatttattttataaaccagGAGCCTTTCGTGGCAGATGAGTATATTGAACGTCTTGTATGGAGAACCCCAGGCGGAGGTTCTAGAGGTGGACCTGAAGCTTTTGATCCTAAGAGGTGaaataaaaaagtgtttttcttttttgcatagcCCCAATCTAGTACTACAAATTTGTATTTAGATAGAGATGACTCTTGGAATCCAGCacttatataaaaagatattagTTAAAAGATGCCCCTACCATTCTTtgctaaaaataatacattttgacAAAGAATTTGTTGTGCTGGTGGTGCATGTCTGAAATCCTAGCTCCTTgtgaggctgagtcaagaggaatgcaagttccaggccagcctgggcaacttagtgagatcctgtttcaaaataaagattagaAAGAGCAGAGGGATataactcattggtagagtgtCTCTAGATTCAATCTGTagtatcaccaccaccaccacaacaaaaaaattggTCTCCAAAAGATACATCAGAAGTTGAAattgtgtttttcaaatttttatgttccttttattttagGGAAGTACTTTAACTCTCATAAGGGAaggaattttattgagaatacaaatttaatattttctttaattagtaATAAATTAGAaaggattgttttatttttatttataaataaaaacatgatcaACATGTTCTTTTAAGTAAATTGGAGAAACAAAGTAACTGAACGCTGGAATGAATAATAGTATTGTGCAATTACCTTCTTGGATGTTGTAAATAAGCTATAAAATTTGTTTCTATTCTGAAAGCTTAATGGGGATCTGAGTAAGGTTTGCATTCACCTCattgaaaagttaataaaaactggctatattttcaaatgtcttgtTTTTTGGAAAGTTATGTGACTAGataaagcaaagaagaaattatgacaTTGCAGGAAGACTCCATCTATAGATTGAAGAAATTCCTACCAAGATATGTTAAGAGAAAATTAACATGATCATTCCTGTCAAAAAActctaaaattttccttaaaattataaatgaatcaGTCATTTCTTCTTGATTGATAATAGTAGATTGATTCATGTTCTAATTTTCTCTATTAGATTATTAGAAGAATTTGTAAATCATATTCAAGAACTCCAGATAATGGATGAAAGGATTCAAAGGAAAGTAGAGAAATTAGAGCAGCAGTGTCAGAAGGAAGCAAAGGAGTTTGCCAAGAAGGTACAAGAACTCCAGAAAAGCAATCAGGTAAACATTTAGCTACACAATGAATCATTTATATAGCccaaaaatctttatttcctttcagttctAAGCTCTTAAACAAGTCAAGTTGAATTATAACAACCGTTGATGTTTCTCTCTACCTGTGTGGTCCCACTGGGTAAAATATTCATGAATTGTTATCATATACTCTTGACATTGGCTTGCTACTGAATGTTGGTTTGGGATCATGGTACTCCCTTTTCAAGATGGAGTGGTGTACAGTTTAGTGTACTCCCTTGCTCTACCTTTGATAATGTAATCAAGAATTACTTCTTGGTAGACCTGTACTTTTGGAGACTCTTAGAATGGATATTTAGGTAGtcatttctgttctctttaaTTGCAAACCAAAGTAATACCACCAAACAAATATCAGGCCTGGATCAGGTTTTTCCTAGTAGAAACCCGGTCTAGGAAGTATCACAAAAATAATGAAGTGTATGCCTCAGTGAGAATTCATTGGAGTAATTATGGGAGAAGGGGGTGGGTGGAAAACTTTTCCTCTATCCATTTTGGAATAAAACCAAAGCACTAGACTGGCCTTAGGGTTAAGGAAACCAAGCTGCATCTTTTTGGGGgagtaccaggaattaaacccaggggcacttaaccactgttccacatacccagcccttttaattttttatttggagatagggtctccctaagttgctccgagcttcactaagttgctgaggctagctttgaacttgtaatcctcctgcctcagcctcctgagctgctgaggcaTCACTGCGCCCAGTCAAGCATCTTAATCACTCTTAGGCCTTTGAATTAATAATATGAAATCTCTGAATCCCTTTATAAGCTGGGCCTAATTTGGAATTCGATTTTCTTTTCCAAGTGCATTTTGAGGAACATTGTTGAACTTTGCTGCCTCCCAGGGGTCGTTTGGGCGTTGGGATTAGCAAACTGATTTCtggtaaaatttcatttatttagattctATCACTTTTGTATATATGGCtgtgagaaaataattaataaagtcaGTAACTTAAATAAGATAGGAAATGTGTTTTTAAGTAGTTTTGGTGGCAATTTCCAAATATTCTTAATGTAGTTTTCCTTTGGTAATTGAAATAGTTTTAATAAAGCACACAATTTTGTAACCAGTCTCAGTTGCAGCCTTGATACTTAGCTGTGTAATCTCAAGAAAGCAGTTTAGTTTCTGTGTCCCTCCATTTTCTATTTGTAAACTgggttttgaggattaaataaataaatacatgtagtaTACTTAGAATAGTATCTAATACAGAGAAAGTCCTCAGTAAATGTTTAAAGCTTTTTTCCCCTTGAATGTTAGCCTACAAATGAAAGTACCACATTGAGTTATCAACAATTCTACTTTTGGCAGTTTAAAGACATTCATTGCACATAGTTTTCATCTGCCACAGGACAATCAGTGTATCCTGGGGAGAAGGGAATCAACATTCTGGGAAGTAATTTACCTTTGCCTTAAAGTAATTGCTATTGTCTTTCATGTTTTCAGAACTGAAAAGGACAATTTTACTATAGATATTAGtatcacttttttaaatatttaaagttaggtgttaaatatttaattatttatttatttttggtggtgcgggagattgatcccagggccttatgcatgcgaggcaagtgatctaccagcTGAACTATTCATTCATAGGctaaaattcaagggaaaaaagCTTTAAACATTTACTGAGGACTTTCTGTATTAGATATTATTCTAAGTAtacttcatgtatttatttatttaatcctcaaaa is a window from the Urocitellus parryii isolate mUroPar1 chromosome 6, mUroPar1.hap1, whole genome shotgun sequence genome containing:
- the LOC144255324 gene encoding exocyst complex component 5-like; translated protein: MATTAELFEEPFVADEYIERLVWRTPGGGSRGGPEAFDPKRLLEEFVNHIQELQIMDERIQRKVEKLEQQCQKEAKEFAKKVQELQKSNQCILRNIVELCCLPGVVWALGLAN